Proteins encoded in a region of the Acidobacteriota bacterium genome:
- a CDS encoding TRAP transporter large permease subunit: protein MRAHAVRAENLVATLALGGIMLLPLGEIALRSLFHTGIPGAAPFAQHLTLWVGLVGGAIAAREGKLLTLATGEFLPDAIAPLARVLGAFAGAAVAAMFAAGGWALVSIEREAGDVIAANVPVWLAQVVFPIGFGLIAARLAWRASADWLGRLAAALGIALGLVVAQHPEWLEGRALWPWIALLVAGGIVGAPIFALLGGIAMVGFFTDGSRPVVPLIKAYEELTSPSANLAAIPLFTLTGFLLAEGRASERLLRALRALVGWMPGGTAVAAATLCAFFTLFTGGSGVTILALGGLLLPALLREGYPERFSIGLLTASGSLGLLFPLSVPLILYGIVAQNVAIEDLFLGGLLPGLLMLGLIGAWGVRQAIRSGARRSPFRVAEMAGALWEAKWELLLPIVVLTALLGGYATPSESAALAALYALVVQRFVHRDLPTGGDVLRVASDSIALVGSVLLILAVAVGLTNYLVNAQIPTLLIDWTQAHVQSRGWFLLGLNVFLLLVGTVMDIFSAIVVVVPLIIPLAQIYDIDLVHLGVIFIANLELGYLHPPLGLNLLLASVRFRKPVLEVMWATMPMLGILALGVLLITYVPWITLGLLHWLGRG, encoded by the coding sequence GGCCTCGTGGGCGGTGCGATCGCCGCCCGCGAAGGCAAGCTCCTCACGCTCGCGACCGGCGAGTTCCTGCCGGACGCCATCGCGCCGCTCGCCCGCGTGCTCGGCGCCTTCGCAGGCGCCGCCGTCGCCGCCATGTTCGCCGCGGGCGGCTGGGCGCTCGTCTCGATCGAGCGTGAGGCCGGCGACGTCATCGCGGCGAACGTGCCGGTCTGGCTCGCACAGGTGGTCTTCCCGATCGGCTTCGGGCTGATCGCCGCCCGCCTCGCCTGGCGCGCCTCCGCGGACTGGCTGGGCCGGCTCGCCGCCGCGCTCGGCATTGCGCTCGGCCTCGTCGTCGCGCAACATCCCGAGTGGCTCGAAGGGCGCGCGCTCTGGCCGTGGATCGCACTGCTCGTGGCTGGTGGCATCGTCGGCGCGCCGATCTTCGCGCTGCTCGGCGGGATCGCGATGGTCGGGTTCTTCACGGACGGCAGCCGTCCCGTCGTGCCGTTGATCAAGGCGTACGAAGAGCTGACGTCGCCGTCGGCGAACCTCGCGGCCATCCCCCTCTTCACGCTCACCGGCTTCCTGCTCGCCGAAGGCCGCGCCTCCGAGCGGCTGCTCCGCGCGCTGCGCGCCCTCGTCGGCTGGATGCCGGGCGGCACCGCGGTGGCCGCGGCGACGCTCTGCGCCTTCTTCACGCTCTTCACCGGCGGGTCGGGCGTGACGATCCTCGCGCTCGGCGGTCTGCTGCTGCCGGCGCTGCTCCGCGAGGGCTACCCGGAGCGATTCTCGATCGGCCTGCTCACCGCCTCCGGCTCGCTCGGCCTGCTGTTCCCGCTCTCGGTCCCGCTCATCCTGTACGGCATCGTCGCGCAGAACGTCGCGATCGAAGATCTCTTCCTGGGCGGCCTGCTGCCTGGCCTGTTGATGCTGGGCCTGATCGGCGCGTGGGGCGTGCGGCAAGCGATTCGATCGGGCGCGCGGCGGTCGCCGTTCCGTGTCGCAGAGATGGCCGGAGCCTTGTGGGAGGCGAAGTGGGAGCTGCTGCTGCCGATCGTCGTGCTGACGGCGCTCCTCGGTGGATACGCGACGCCGTCGGAGTCGGCCGCGCTCGCGGCGCTCTACGCGCTCGTCGTCCAGCGCTTCGTCCATCGCGATCTGCCGACGGGCGGCGACGTGCTGCGTGTCGCCAGCGACTCGATCGCGCTCGTCGGCAGCGTGCTGCTCATCCTCGCGGTGGCGGTCGGCCTGACGAACTACCTCGTCAACGCGCAGATTCCGACGCTGCTGATCGACTGGACGCAGGCGCACGTCCAGTCGCGCGGCTGGTTCCTGCTCGGCCTCAACGTCTTCCTCCTGCTCGTCGGCACCGTGATGGACATCTTCTCGGCCATCGTCGTGGTCGTGCCGCTCATCATCCCGCTCGCGCAGATCTACGACATCGATCTCGTGCACCTCGGCGTGATCTTCATCGCCAATCTCGAGCTGGGCTACCTGCACCCGCCGCTCGGCCTGAACCTGCTGCTCGCCTCGGTCCGCTTTCGCAAGCCCGTGCTCGAGGTGATGTGGGCGACGATGCCGATGCTCGGCATCCTGGCGCTGGGCGTCCTGCTGATCACCTACGTCCCGTGGATCACGCTCGGGCTGCTGCATTGGCTGGGCCGAGGCTAA